A part of Flavobacteriaceae bacterium GSB9 genomic DNA contains:
- the serS gene encoding serine--tRNA ligase, whose amino-acid sequence MLQVAFIRENKDLIVERLAKRNIDAAQMINDVLTFDEDRRRLQTELDNTLAESNTLSKEIGNLYKSGEVNKANVLKEKTSQLKEASKELTEALNQKAEALNDLLYKIPNVPNKIVPQGSTDQDNEEVFKSGEVPKLHNGALPHWELAKKYDIIDFELGNKITGAGFPVYKGKGARLQRALIAYFLDKNTAAGYTEYQLPHLVNEASGFGTGQLPDKEGQMYHVTADNLYLIPTAEVPGTNIFRDVVLNENDLPISITGYTPCFRREAGSYGAHVRGLNRLHQFDKVEILRIEHPSKSYEALDGMVAHVKTILEELKLPYRILRLCGGDLGFTSALTYDFEVFSTAQDRWLEISSVSNFETFQANRLKLRFKNSDGKNELAHTLNGSSLALPRVLAGILENYQTENGIEIPEVLQAYTGFKVID is encoded by the coding sequence ATGTTACAAGTTGCCTTTATTAGAGAAAACAAAGATTTAATAGTTGAGCGGTTAGCAAAACGAAATATTGACGCTGCCCAAATGATTAACGATGTGCTTACTTTTGATGAGGACAGAAGACGTCTTCAAACCGAACTGGACAATACTTTGGCCGAATCAAATACGCTTTCAAAAGAAATAGGCAACTTATACAAGTCTGGTGAAGTTAATAAGGCCAATGTTTTAAAGGAGAAAACGAGTCAGTTAAAAGAGGCTTCAAAAGAATTAACCGAAGCTTTAAATCAAAAAGCCGAAGCGCTTAATGACTTGTTGTACAAAATACCCAATGTGCCTAATAAAATAGTGCCACAAGGGAGTACCGACCAAGATAATGAAGAGGTATTTAAATCTGGCGAGGTGCCCAAACTTCATAATGGAGCTTTACCGCATTGGGAACTGGCTAAAAAATACGACATCATAGATTTTGAGTTGGGTAATAAAATTACCGGTGCAGGTTTTCCTGTTTACAAAGGAAAAGGTGCCAGGCTACAGCGTGCTCTAATCGCCTATTTTTTAGATAAAAACACTGCTGCTGGTTACACCGAGTACCAGTTGCCACATCTAGTTAATGAAGCTTCTGGTTTTGGTACTGGGCAGTTGCCTGACAAAGAGGGGCAAATGTACCATGTTACGGCAGATAACCTTTACCTAATTCCAACGGCCGAAGTGCCAGGAACCAACATTTTTAGGGATGTAGTTTTAAACGAAAACGATTTACCCATTAGCATAACAGGTTATACGCCATGTTTCCGTCGCGAGGCCGGAAGTTACGGGGCGCACGTTCGCGGCTTAAACCGTTTGCACCAATTTGATAAAGTTGAGATTTTGCGCATAGAGCACCCAAGCAAATCGTACGAAGCATTAGATGGCATGGTAGCTCACGTAAAAACCATTTTAGAAGAACTAAAATTGCCTTACAGAATATTAAGGCTTTGTGGTGGCGATTTAGGTTTTACATCGGCCTTAACTTACGATTTTGAAGTGTTTTCAACGGCACAAGATCGCTGGTTGGAAATTTCTTCAGTTTCAAATTTTGAAACCTTTCAGGCTAACCGATTGAAATTAAGGTTTAAAAACAGTGACGGCAAAAACGAACTGGCCCATACTTTAAATGGTAGTTCGCTTGCCTTGCCGCGTGTATTGGCAGGAATATTGGAAAATTACCAAACCGAAAATGGTATTGAAATTCCTGAAGTATTGCAGGCTTATACTGGTTTTAAGGTTATTGATTAG
- a CDS encoding DUF5025 domain-containing protein, whose amino-acid sequence MMTLTSCSINRESEPTTNSIDSTDYLYYISGKIDGEPFIFGQKLDDSSLKYSNIIGGSLSGICAYGDSYGINYEVGVYPGFSENLASINFEFIRLYLCGQTPTQAEQFNSLFPVKSYTIASSNDNLNGTTGAVGATYSPNVGEDTYYTSYGGDQTNSYFEITSSVEMNQYLLEVLVNVAQEIEGNFAITLYNYDDPSDVITITDGKFKLQPALP is encoded by the coding sequence ATGATGACTTTAACAAGTTGTAGTATAAACAGAGAATCTGAACCAACAACAAACAGCATTGATTCTACAGATTACCTATACTATATTTCTGGAAAAATAGATGGAGAGCCTTTTATTTTTGGTCAAAAATTAGATGATTCTTCTCTAAAATATTCCAATATAATTGGAGGTAGCCTCTCAGGAATTTGTGCTTATGGCGACTCTTACGGAATTAACTATGAAGTTGGCGTATACCCTGGCTTTTCCGAAAACTTAGCTTCAATCAATTTTGAGTTTATACGACTTTATCTGTGCGGACAAACCCCAACCCAAGCAGAACAATTCAATTCGTTATTTCCTGTGAAAAGTTATACGATTGCGTCAAGTAATGATAATCTTAACGGCACAACAGGAGCTGTAGGAGCAACTTATAGCCCAAACGTTGGTGAGGATACTTATTACACCAGTTATGGTGGAGACCAAACAAACAGTTATTTTGAAATCACCTCATCTGTTGAAATGAATCAATACCTGTTGGAGGTTTTAGTTAATGTTGCACAAGAAATTGAAGGTAATTTTGCTATTACGCTTTATAATTACGACGACCCTTCGGATGTTATAACGATTACCGATGGTAAGTTTAAGCTGCAGCCTGCATTGCCTTAA